A window of the Helianthus annuus cultivar XRQ/B chromosome 4, HanXRQr2.0-SUNRISE, whole genome shotgun sequence genome harbors these coding sequences:
- the LOC110937807 gene encoding uncharacterized protein LOC110937807, translating to MVDVERVCCMCGDVGFPDKIFRCIKCHHRFQHSYCSNYYNESSDPPEFCDWCQTEVTRTGKPGGSSKKTSSKTETGVSNRSEYSGPKIKQQDREEGSEKSKPWSSTGTGAPSPKTSTRRYKLLKDVMC from the exons ATGGTGGATGTTGAAAGAGTATGTTGTATGTGCGGTGACGTTGGCTTCCCCGACAAGATATTCCGGTGTATCAAGTGTCACCACCGATTCCAACACTC GTATTGTAGCAACTACTATAACGAATCATCAGACCCGCCGGAGTTCTGTGATTGGTGCCAAACTGAGGTGACCAGGACGGGCAAACCCGGCGGGTCTTCAAAGAAAACAAGCTCAAAAACCGAGACCGGAGTTAGCAACCGGTCGGAATACTCCGGTCCCAAGATCAAGCAACAGGATCGTGAAGAGGGGTCAGAAAAAAGCAAGCCATGGTCTTCCACCGGCACCGGAGCTCCTTCACCAAAAACAAGTACTCGAAGGTACAAGCTACTTAAAGATGTCATGTGttag
- the LOC110934143 gene encoding uncharacterized protein LOC110934143, with product MLERFDSIEVTFINSECPDHLKTRSATGMFQGRALEWWSNERNIRSNEEAYALPWNEVRELMMLEFCPPHEQLKLEEEFWHLKQVGDDNLAYTTRFKQLSLIVPHLVSTPKRTITKYINGLPPAMHDSIEAAHLETIEEVYRLAASLNNNRVRDKQFGTPAPSKPATQVTQQPSGSKSKKRKSQGSGCNAITPAAKPASTPAAANPAAPEAKKQHAVSYPKCATCNFHHPTTAKCRLGTNCNSYGHTAPYCRQANPAPQAQQAPAPPAQAALPAPPLQNPGPVNSVRACFQCGDTTHLCNRCPQLNQEQQIAACGRAFNLNANQARNNNDVVNGMFLFNNLYASILFDTGANKSFVSVEFCLIPVPILVPESFSVEVANGKSILVNSIVSECSLILNDHVFSIDLIPMRLGTFDVIISMDWLHKNHAKIVCREKLVRLPLPSGDILHVYGDQPSKGLRLMSCTQASRSLRKQNPAFLAHVVEQKGKGKNIYGVPVVCDFPDVFPENLPGLPPPRSVDFRIDLVPGATPVARAPYRLAPSEMQELSSQLQEFLDKGFIRPSTSLWGAPVLFVKKKDVFIDDILIYSKSKADHALHLRLMLELLRGERLLLPPVHRRFF from the exons ATGCTCGAGCGGTTCGACAGCATTGAAgttaccttcattaacagcgaATGCCCAGATCAtctaaagactaggagtgcaactGGAATGTTCCAAGGCAGAGCGTTAGAGTGGTGGTCGAATGAGAGAAACATCCGTTCTAATGAAGAAGCCTACGCTCTTCCATGGAATGAGGTGCGCGAACTCATGATGCtcgagttctgccctccccatgagcaaTTAAAGCTGgaagaagagttttggcatttgaaGCAGGTTGGTGATGATAACCTGGCTTATACTACCCGGTTTAAGCAGCTTAGTCTGATCGTTCCCCACCTGGTCTCGACTCCGAAGCGGAcgataaccaagtacatcaatggtctaCCGCCTGCTATGCATGATTCCATCGAAGCAGCTCATCTAGAAACTATTGAGGAAGTCTACCGTCTCGCAGCTAGTCTCAACAACAATCGTGTGCGTGATAAACAGTTTGGTACCCCGGCTCCTTCGAAGCCTGCAACTCAAGTCACTCAGCAGCCAAGTGGCAGCAAGAGCAAGAAACGAAAATCTCAGGGTTCGGGGTGCAATGCTATTACCCCTGCTGCTAAACCTGCTTCTACCCCTGCTGCTGCCAACCCTGCTGCCCCTGAAGCGAAGAAGCAACACGCTGTGTCTTACCCCAAGTGTGCGACATGCAACTTTCATCATCCTACTACCGCTAAATGCCGATTGGGCACCAACTGTAACAGCTATGGTCACACGGCTCCCTATTGTCGTCAAGCTAATCCTGCTCCTCAAGCTCAGCAAGCTCCTGCTCCACCAGCTCAAGCAGCTCTTCCAGCTCCTCCTCTGCAGAACCCAGGGCCGGTCAATTCCGTTCGAGCATGTTTTCAGTGTGGAGATACTACTCATCTCTGTAACCGTTGTCCCCAGCTGAACCAAGAGCAACAAATAGCAGCTTGTGGACGAGCGTTCAATCTCAATGCTAATCAGGCTCGCAACAACAATGACGTGGTGAATGGTATGTTTCTCTTTAATAATCTCTATGCTTCgattctgtttgatactggtgccaataagagttttgtgtccgtAGAATTCTGTTTGATACCGGTGCCAATACTGGTACCTGAGTCGTTCTCTGTTGAGGTCGCCAATGGTAAGTCGATTCTTGTTAATTCTATTGTGAGTGAATGCTCCCTAATTCTTAACGATCACGtattctctattgatctcatacctatgCGTTTGGGTACTTTTGATGTTATCATCAGCATGGATTGGTTGCATAAGAACCATGCCAAAATTGTGTGTCGTGAGAAGCTTGTCCGTCTTCCTCTTCCGTCTGGTGATATTTTACATGTCTATGGAGACCAACCTTCAAAAGGACTAAGGCTGATGTCATGCACACAAGCGAGCAGAAGTTTACGCAAACAGAAccctgccttcttggcccacgtggtggaacaaaagggcaaggggAAAAACATATACGGTGTTCCAGTTGTGTGTGACtttcctgatgtctttcctgagaATCTACCCGGTCTTCCTCCTCCCAGAtccgttgattttcgtattgatcttgtacctggtgcgactcctgtcgcAAGGGCTCCCTACCGTCTTGCgccttctgagatgcaagaattatccagCCAGTTGCAGGAATTTctcgataagggttttattcgtccaagtacctctctgTGGGGTGCTCCCgtgttatttgtcaagaagaaggatg tcttcattgacgatatccttattTATTCTAAGTCTAAAGCCGATCATGCTCTCCATTTACGTCTTATGCTCGAACTTCTACGTGGTGAACGTct gttattaccgCCGGTTCATCGCAGATTTTTCTAA